A stretch of Triticum aestivum cultivar Chinese Spring chromosome 1D, IWGSC CS RefSeq v2.1, whole genome shotgun sequence DNA encodes these proteins:
- the LOC123173497 gene encoding zinc finger CCCH domain-containing protein 37-like, giving the protein MASHAHGHGLLLDPAALAYSWAAEPEIPPQLLAALGEYLSSSAAGSHGGNQSAVDAEADAEADDEFMMYEFKVRRCARARSHDWTACAYAHPGEAARRRDPRRVAYAGEPCPDFRRRPGAACPRGASCPFAHGTFELWLHPSRYRTRPCRAGPACRRRVCFFAHAAGELRLASHHKGPDSPLALSPKSTLTALWESPPVSPVEGRMRWLDAVDDAAAADAEVEEIMLAMQQLSFANAAAPSAPSGTLPAVTEDDGPDLGWVSELVM; this is encoded by the coding sequence ATGGCGAGCCACGCGCACGGGCACGGCCTGCTGCTCGACCCGGCCGCGCTCGCCTACTCCTGGGCCGCCGAGCCGGAGATCCCGCCGCAGCTGCTCGCCGCGCTGGGCGagtacctctcctcctccgccgctGGCTCCCACGGGGGCAACCAGTCTGCCGTCGACGCCGAGGCCGACGCGGAGGCGGACGACGAGTTCATGATGTACGAGTTCAAGGTgcggcggtgcgcgcgcgcgcgGAGCCACGACTGGACGGCCTGCGCCTACGCGCACCcgggggaggcggcgcggcgccggGACCCGCGCCGCGTGGCCTACGCGGGGGAGCCATGCCCGGACTTCCGCCGCCGCCCGGGCGCCGCGTGCccgcgcggggcctcctgccccttCGCGCACGGCACCTTCGAGCTCTGGCTCCACCCGTCCCGCTACCGCACCCGCCCCTGCCGCGCCGGCCcggcctgccgccgccgcgtcTGCTTCTTCGCGCACGCGGCCGGGGAGCTCCGCCTCGCCTCCCACCACAAGGGGCCCGACTCGCCGCTGGCGCTGTCGCCCAAGTCCACGCTCACCGCGCTCTGGGAGTCGCCCCCGGTGTCgccggtggagggcaggatgaggTGGCTGGACGCCGtagacgacgccgccgccgccgacgccgaggTCGAGGAGATCATGCTCGCAATGCAGCAGCTCAGCTTCGCCAACGCAGCAGCACCGTCGGCACCGTCGGGAACGCTGCCGGCGGTGACGGAGGACGACGGGCCGGACCTGGGGTGGGTGTCGGAGCTGGTCATGTGA